The Dehalococcoidia bacterium region CCGTAGGCGTACTCGATCGTGACCTGCGACTTGCCGTCGGGGCGCAGGAACTGGAGCGTGCCGTCCTTGCGCGCTTCGGTCAGCCTGCGCGTGAGCCGGTGCGCCAGCGCGATCGTAAGCGGCATGTACTCCGGCGTCTCGTTGCAGGCGAAGCCGATCATCATGCCCTGGTCGCCGGCGCCTTGCAGGGCGAACTCGTCGACCTCGCCGGCCTGGCGCCGCGCCTCCAGCGACTTGTTCACGCCACCGGCGATGTCCGGCGACTGACCGTGCAGCGCCACGACCACGCCGCAGGTGTCGGCGTTGAAACCGTACTCGTCGCTGGTGTAGCCGATGTCCGTCACCGTGTCACGTACGATCTTCTGCACATCTACCCAGCCGTCCGTCGTGATCTCGCCCATCACCACGACGAGGCCGGTGGTGGCGGCGGTCTCACAGGCGACGTGTGCCTTCGTGTCTTGCGTCAGGATCGCGTCCAGCACCGCGTCGGAGATCTGGTCGCACATCTTGTCTGGGTGGCCCTCCGTCACCGACTCCGAGGTGAGAAGCAGCGAACGGGCGTTCATGAAGGTGGTGCTCACGCGATTCTCCTTCTGCGAGGTGACTGCGTTTGGTATCGATCCGGGCCACCGCCCGGGTGCGGCGCATCGGCCGCGCCCACGCCGCTACGTCCCCGATTCCCAGGACGTGAGGTACTTCGCCTGCTCCTCGGTGAGCGTGTCGATGCCGATGCCCATCGCCTTGAGCTTGAGGCGAGCGATCTCCTGGTCGATCTCCTTCGGCACAAAGTAAACGCCGGGCTTCAGCTTGCCGGCGTTGAGCACGAGATGTTCGGCGCTGAGCGCATGGTTGGCGAAGCTCATGTCCATCACGCTGGCGGGGTGGCCCTCGGCGGCGGCGAGGTTGATCAGCCGGCCTTCGCCCAGCAAGAACAGCTTGCGGCCGTCGTTGATGCGGTACTCCTGCACGAACTCGCGGATCGGCCGCTGGCCTTCGCTCATCGCCTCCAGCGCGGCGATGTTGATTTCGTCGTTGAAGTGGCCAGAATTCGCCAGGATCGCGCCGTCCTTCATCGTCTCCAGGTGCTGGCGGTCGATCACGTTGATGTCGCCGGTGAGCGTGACGAAGATGTCGCCGATTTTTGCCGCTTCGGCCATCGGCATCACGCGGAAGCCGTCCATCACGGCTTCGAGCGCCCGCACCGGCTCGACTTCCGTCACGACCACGTGGGCGCCGATGCCGCGCGACCGGTCGGCCAGACCACGGCCGCACCAGCCATAGCCGGCGACGACGACCGTCTTGCCGGCGATCAGCACGTTGGTAGCGCGGATGATGCCGTCCAGCGTGCTTTGTCCGGTGCCGTAGCGGTTGTCGAACATGTGCTTGGTGTCGGCGTCGTTGACGGCGAACATGGGGAACTGCAGGGCGCCGGCCTTCTCCATGCTCTGCAGCCGGATCACGCCGGTCGTCGTCTCTTCCGAGCCGCCGATCACGCCGGGGATCAGGTCGCGGCGGTCCTTGTGGATGGCGGCGACCAGGTCGCAGCCGTCGTCCATCGTGATCTGGGGCTGGCGGTCGAGCGCTGCGTGGATGTGCCGGTAGTAGGTCTCGTTGTCCTCGCCCTTGATCGCGAAGGCGGCGATGCCGTACTCGACATTGAGCGCCGCGGCCACGTCGTCCTGCGTGGAGAGCGGGTTGCTGGCGCAGGCGGTGACCTGGGCGCCGCCGTCGCGCAGGGCGATCAGCAGATTGGCAGTCTCGGTGGTGATGTGCAGGCAGGCGGAGATGCGGATGCCGCTGAGCGGCTTCTCTTTGGCGAAGCGCGCACGGATCAGCGCGATCACCGGCATCTCGCGCGCCGCCCATTCGATGCGGCGGATGCCTTCGTTGGCCAGGGCGCGGTCGCGCACGTCGCCCTGGGTCTGGGGTGTGGTGGACATCGCTGCTCCTTCTTTGAGATGAGCCGGCCCTGGAGCCGGATAGGGTGGGTACTGTAGGCAAAATCGCCGCGGCCGGCGCAGAGTTCTCGGGGTCGGCCATCTGACCGAAGCGCCTAAACCTCCACGATCTCGCTGCCGTCCTGGTGCGCGCGCGAGCGCGCCCGCAGCCGGCGCAGGTAGCTGCCCAGCGGAATCAGCTCGCGGCGGGTGATTGCGGCTTCGATCAGTCGGCAGTCGGTGCGGTAGCCGAGCCGCTGGTAGGCGCGCACCGCCGGCGTGTTCGCCGCGTCCACGGTGAGCACCACGTCGCGGCACTGACGCAGCAGAAAGGCGGTGGTCGCGCCGGTGGCGAGCGTGGCGTAGCCGCGGCCGCGCCACAGCGGATGCGTGAAAACGTTGCCGACGACGGCGATGCCCTCTTCCGGCGAGATCACGTGCGTACCGGCCACCGAGACCAGGTGCCCGTCGTCGATCACGCCGAAGTAGCAGCCGGCCGCGATCTGCTGGCCACTGTAATAGGTGGGCGAGCCCTCGGAGTTGTAGAGGCGGTTGACCAGGCGGGAATCGGTCGCGTACATGCGCCGGATCAGTACGCCGCGCGGGGTCGATTGCGGGGCGGAGAAGGTTTGCCCGGTGACCCACATACGCAGCATCGGCTGCTCGGCGGAGAGCTGGTAGAAGCGGCGCACCGTCTCGACGTGGCCGGGCTCGCAGGTGACGTAGTTCTGCCGCGGGCCGGGGTGTATCGAGAGGATCGCCGCCAGCGCCTCGGGCTCGCCCATGGTCAGCAGCGCGGCGCCGAGGCCGCCGCGCGAGAAGACAACCAGCGCGCCGCTGCCCGACTCAAGGCCGATGGCGCGCCAGCAATCGGTCAGCGGGAAGAGGTCCGGGCTGAGCTGGCCAAGGGCATACGCCGCGTAGAGGCGGCGCGGCTCGAGCAGAGCGCGCACGCGCTCGGCCGCGTAGACCGACTCGATGCGGAAGGGCTGCCGCCGTACGTGTTCCGCCGTTCGCAGCCGCGCGCCTTTGACCACCGCTAGATCTCCCCGAAGTAGGTGAAGCGCCGGAACTCGCGGCAGCGCTGCTCGACCTCGGCCCGGGTGAGGCTGCGCAGCCGCTCGACGCCGAAGGCCTGCACGGTGAAGCTGGCCACCGCGCTGCCGTAGATCACCGCTTGCTTGAGCGTGAGCGGCGTGACCGCCTCGGCTTGCGCGATGTAGCCCATGAAGCCGCCGGCGAAGCTGTCGCCGGCGCCGGTGGGGTCGTAGACCTCCTGCAGCGGGTACGCCGGCGCGGCGAAGTAGTCGTCCTCCGTGAAGAGCACGACGCCGTACTCGCCCTTCTTCACCAGCACGCCGCGCGGCCCCAGGCCGAGGATGTGCCGCGCGGCGGCCACCACGCTGCTGGTGCCGGCGAACATGCGCGCTTCGGTTTCGTTGATGCTGACAAAATCGACGCGGCGCATCATCGCCTCCACCGCGTCGCGCTCGGTCTGGATCCAGAGGTTCATCGAGTCCATCATCGTCAGCCGCGGCGCCCGCGCCTGTTCGAGCACGCCGCGCTGCAGGCCGGGATGAATGTTCGCCAGGAAGACGAAGGGCGTCTCGGCGTAGTCGGCCGGCAGCTCGGGTTGAAAGTCGGCGAAGACGTTGAGCTCGGTGGTGAGCGTCTCGGTGGTGTTCAGGTCGTAGTCGTAGCGCCCGGCCCAGAAGAAGGTCTTGCCCGGGACGCGCTGCAGCCCGCCCAGATCCACGCCGCGCTCTGCGAGGAAGTCGTAGGCGTGCTCGGGCATGTCGTCGCCCACAACCGCCACGAGGCGCACGGGCGAGAAGAGGCTGGCCGCGGCCGAGAAGTAGATGCTGGAACCGCCAAGCACATGCTCCGCGCGGCCGAAGGGTGTCTCGATGTCGTCGAAGGCAGCGCTCCCCACCACCAGGATGCTCATCGCGGATCTCCAGCCACGGCCGCCAGACTCGGCGGCGACGCGGGCAGATACTTGCCGAGAATGGGCGCCAGGTCTCGCTTCAGCTGCTCCGGCACCAGCTCGGGCATCGTAATCAAGGCCGTGGCGAGGGCCGAAGAGCAGCCGCAGGCGTCGCGATTCGGCAGCCGTTGCACCGCCGCGCGCACGATCTGCTTGGAGACCTCGACGTTCTTCAAAAGGTTCGCCACGATCATCTCGACCGTGACGTCCTCCTCGCTTTCGTGCCAGACATCGTAGTCGGTGGCGCAGGCGACGGCGGCGTAGCAGATCTCGGCCTCGCGCGCCAGCTTGGCTTCGGGCAGCGCCGTCATGCCGATCAGGCTGGCGCCCCAGGAGCGGTAGAGCTGCGATTCCGCCCGCGTGGAGAAGGCCGGTCCCTCCATCACCACCAGCGTGCCGCCGCGGTGCACACGCGGCCCCGCCTGCTCGGCGCAATCCGCCAGCACGGCCGCGAGCGCGGGGCAGAACGGATCGGCAAAGGAGATGTGGCCGACGAGGCCGTGGCCGAAGAAGCTGCTCTCGCGGCCCCTGGTGCGGTCGATCAGCTGGTCGGGGATCACCAGGTCGAGCGGCGCGATCCGCTCCTGCAGGCTGCCGCAGGCACTGATCGAGATGATGTGTTCGACGCCGAGCGTCTTCAGCGCGAAGATGTTCGCCCTGACCGGCAGCTCGCCCGGCAGCAGACGGTGGCCGACGCCGTGACGCGGCAGAAAGGCGACGCGCTGACTTGCGAGCGTACCAATCACGATCGCGTCGCTGGGCGGGCCGAAGGGCGTGCGCGGCCGCACTTCGCGCAGCTCCTGTAGACCCTCCATCTGGTAGAAGCCGCTGCCGCCGATCACGGCAACACTCGCCTCGGCCATCTATCGCCCTCCCTGCGCGGTGTTCACAGCCTCAGGTCTTGCCGCTTCGGCTGAGCTCGCCGCCTCTGCCAGCCGCGCAAGCTGCTCGGCATAGGGCGCCCGAGCTACGCCGCGATCGGTGATGATCGCGGTCACGAAGCGGGCGGGCGTCACGTCGAAGGCTGGATTACGCACGGCCACGCCCGGCGGCGCCGTCCGCCGTCCGCCGAAGCTGGTCACTTCCTCCGCCGCGCGCTCCTCGATCGGAATCTCGGAACCGCTCGCCACGGCGAGATCGACGGTGCTCCAGGGCGCGGCGACATAAAAGGGGATGCCGTGCTCCTTCGCCAGCACCGCGACCTGGTAGGTGCCGATCTTATTGGCGACGTCGCCGTTGGCGGCGATACGGTCGGCGCCCACGACCACGCAGTCGATCGCGCCGCGGCTCATGAAGTGCCCGGCCATCGTGTCAGCGATCAGGGTCACGGGAATGCCGTCCTGCTGCAGCTCCCAGGCGGTGAGGCGAGCGCCCTGGAGCAGTGGTCGCGTCTCGTCTGCGAAAACCTGGATCTCTTTGCCGGCTTCGACCGCGGCGCGCACGACGCCGAGTGCGGTGCCGTAGCCGGCGGTGGCGAGGGAGCCGGCGTTACAGTGCGTAAGCACCGTCCCCGCCTGCGGCAGCAACTCGGCGCCGAAGCGGCCGAGCCGGCGGCTCGCGGCCAGGTCCTCGGCGTGGATCGCCTGCGCCTCGGCCACCAGCGCCACGACGGCATCGGCAACGCTCTGCGCCGCCGCGGCGACCGCGGCCATGCGGCCCAGCGCCCAGAAGAGGTTGACCGCCGTGGGCCTCGTGGCTGCCAGCGTGTCTCGCGCGGAGGACAGGGCGGCGTCAAAGGCCGGCCGCTTCAGGCCGCGGGCTTCCAGCGCCGCGAGGGCCACGCCGTAGGCGGCGGTTACGCCGATCGCGGGGGCGCCGCGCACCCGCATCTCGCGGATGGCGGCAGCCAGCTGCCGGTAGTCAGCGAAGTCGAGGTAGACCTCCTCGAGCGGCAGGCGCGTCTGGTCGAGCAGTCGCACGCGATCTCCTGCCCAGGCCACCGTTTCCATGCCAACCCTCGTAGGCGCGGCGCAGCACAGCTCGAGTCGCCGCACCGCCGCCAACCGCAACGCGCTTCGCTCGGGGCAACAAAAATGGAGGCACGCGTGAGCAGCCTCCAACCAGTCCGCACACTCTCATCTTCCTCCGCGCGGCGCCGTCGCGCCGCCGTACGGAGTCGGAATTAGCACCGCTGCCCGCGGTTGCGGGCTCGGTTGCCGGGCTTCGCAGGGCCAGTCCCTCGACCACTCTGGATAAGAGCGAAGATCGTATGCGGTTGGTAAGCGCGGGCGGCGTCTGCGCAGGATCGTACGATTCACCAGCCGTTGGTGTCAACGCCGGGGCGCGGTGCGGCGCCGCGGCGGCTTCCGCGGATGATACCCTGTGCGGGCGTACTGCTGGGGGCGGATAGTGCCGGCCACGGCGCGACTGATCGACGGTGCGGCGATCGCGGCGCAGCTGCGCGAAGAGCTGAGCGGCCGCATTGGCGCGCTGCGGGCGCGGGGAGTGGCGCCGGGCCTCGCCGTGATCCTCGCCGGCGACAACCCCGCCTCGATCTCCTACGTGCGCGGCAAGACTCGGGCCTGCGCCGAGCTCGGCATCGTGTCAGAGACGCTGCGTCCACCCGCGGCGATCAGCGAAGCGGAGCTTTTGGGGATCGTCGCCGATCTCAACGCCGATGCGCGCTTCCACGGCATTCTCGTGCAGCTTCCCTTGCCGGGCCACCTGGACGAGCACCGCATCACCCGGGCCGTGGCGCCGCACAAGGACGTCGACGGGCTGCACCCGATCAACCTGGGTCTGCTGCTGCGCGGCGAAGGCCGGTTGCTGCCCTGCACGCCGGCGGGGGTGCAGCAACTGCTGCTGCGCAGCGGCCACGACCCCGCCGGCCGCCACGTCGTGATCTGCGGTCGCAGCAACCTCGTCGGCAAGCCGCTGGCGGCGATCCTGCTGCAGAAGGCCGAAGGCGCCAATGCCACGGTCACAATCTGCCACACGGCGACGCCGGACCTGGCGCGCTTTTCGCGCACGGCCGACATCCTGGTCGCGGCGATGGGGCGGCCGCGCGCGATCACCGCCGATATGGTGCGACCCGGCGCCGTCGTCATCGACGTGGGCACCAACCGCGTGCCCGACCCGTCGCGCAAGAGCGGCTACCACCTGGCAGGCGACGTGGACTTCGACGGCGTGGCCCGCGTGGCGAGCGCGCTCACGCCCGTGCCCGGCGGCGTCGGCCCGATGACGGTGACGATGCTGCTCGCGAACACGGTGCGCGCGGCTGAGACGGCGGCCCTCGGCTATACTTGATGGGTGAAATTGCAAGCGCCGCACGAATGGGACGTCACGCCGGCCGAGGCACGCGCGATCCAGGAACGGCTGCGCGGCTCGGTGGTCGCGGCGGGCGAGCCTGAGCACGTGCGCCTCGTCGCCGGCGTAGACATCTCCGTGGGCGGCGAGGGACAGGACGGACGCGCGGCGGTCGTGGTGCTCAGCTATCCCGGGCTGCGGCCCGTCGAGCAGTCGGTAGTGACGGCGGCGGTGCGTTTCCCGTATGTGCCGGGGCTGCTCTCCTTCCGCGAGATTCCGGTGCTGCTGCCCGCGTTCGCGGCGCTGCGGGCCTCGCCGGACCTGGTGGTGGTGGACGGGCAGGGTATGGCCCACCCTCGCCGCTTCGGTTTGGCCTCGCACCTCGGCCTGCTGCTGGGCCTGCCGACGATCGGCTGTGCCAAGTCGCGGCTGACCGGTCACTTCGACCCGCCGGCGCGCGAAGCCGGCGCGGTCAGTCCGCTGCTTGGCGCGGAAGACGAATGCATCGGCGCCGTGGTGCGCACGCGTATGGGCGTAAATCCCGTGTTTGTGTCGGTGGGTCATCTGATCGCGCTCAGCGCGGCCGTTGCCTGGACCTTGCGCCTGGTGCGCGGCCTGCGGCTGCCGGAGCCCACACGGCTCGCGCACCGCGCCGCCGCCGGGGAGCAGGTCGCGCCCACCTGACGCGCGCCGGCCGGTGCAGGCATAGATCGAATCTCAGACGAATCGAGCGGCGCCGTCGTGCGGCACGCGCCTGGAGTGAAACAGCGTGGACGAGCTTCGAACGGACCTGGCGGGCCTGCTGGCCCGCATCGACACGATCATGGTGCGTCTTTGACCTGGCCGGACGAGAGAAGCAGGCGGCTGCGCTCGAAGCGCAGAGCGCCGAGCCCAGCTTCTGGGACGATCCGCAGTCCGCGCAGCAGACTATGCGCCGGCTCGCGGATCTGCGCGGCTCGATCGAGCCATGGACGGCGGCGCGCGCCAGGGCAACGGAGCTGCTGGAGCTGACCGATCTCGCCATCGAAGAAGGCGATGAGAGCGTCGCTGCCGATGTGCGCGCCGACGCCGAGACGTTGGCCGGCAGGGTGGACGAGCTGGAATTCGAACTGATGCTCGGCGGCGATTACGACGATCACAACGCGATCCTCGCGGTGCACGCCGGCGCCGGCGGCACCGAATCGCAGGACTGGGCGGAGATGCTGCTGCGCATGTTTCTGCGCTGGGCCGAGCGGCGCGGCTTCAGCGCCGAGGTGCTGAGCCTAACGCCCGGCGAAGAGGCCGGGATCAAGAGCGCGACGGTGGAGATCGACGGCCGCTATGCCTACGGCTACCTGCGCTCCGAGCGCGGCGTACACCGGCTCGTGCGCCTCTCGCCCTTCGACTCGGCGCACGCCCGGCATACGTCGTTCGCGCTGGTCGAAGTGATGCCAGCGATCGAGAACGAGATCGAGGTGCAGATCAATCCCGACGACCTGCGCGTCGACGTGTTCAACGCCAGCGGCCACGGCGGGCAGAACGTGCAGAAGAACGCCACCGCGATCCGCATCACGCATCTGCCCACGGGCAAAGTTGTGACCTGCCAGAACGAGCGGTCGCAGCACCGCAACCGCGAGTCGGCGATGAAGGTCCTGCGCGCCTGGTTGCTGGAGCAGGAGCTGGAGCGGCAGGTAGCAGAGCGGGCGCAGCTCAAGGGCGAGCACGTGGCGGCGGGCTGGGGCAACCAGATCCGCAGTTACGTGCTGCATCCCTACAAGCTGGTGAAGGATCTGCGCTCCGGCTACGAAACGAGCGATCCGGCCGCAGTGCTCGAAGGCGACCTCGATCCGCTGATGCGGGCGTTTTTGCGCTGGGACATCGGGAACTCGGGTGGGGCGGCGGCGTGATCGCGGCCCGCGTAGTTGAGCGGGCCGTGGGCAACGGGCGGAGGGATGGGCGGTGGAACACAGTGAACATCGCGCGGCGCCGAAGACCGGGCAGCCGCTTCGGATAGGATTGCTGGGCCTTGCCGTGGCGCTGCTCACCGTGCTGGCGGGCGGCGCGACGCTGGCACGACCGGCCGCGGTGCGGGCCGACGATCCGCTGACGGTCAACGGCACGCCGTCGGTGCAGAATAGCTTCCCCAACGAGATGGTGTTCAACATCGACGCCGCCTCAGCGGCCGGCAATGTCACGGACGTCCAGTTGCACTACACGCTCGTCCCCGACCCGAACCAGCACATCGGCCGCGCCGACTTCGACCAGGGGCCGTCAGTGCACGCGCAGTTCCATCTGCGCACCTCGACGAGCCAGGGTTATCTGCCCCCGTTCAAGACGATTCACTACTTCTGGACGCTCGTGGATGCGGCCGGCAACAAGATGCAGACGGACGCTGCCGATTTCATATATGCCGACCCGCGCTTTCCCTTTAAACAGCTCAGCAACGGCAACCTGACGCTGCACTACTACAACGGGACCGACACGGCCGCGCGCAACATCCTCAACATCGGGCGGCAGGCGCTGGACAAGGCGAGCCAGCTCGACGGCGCCCCGCTCGACTTTCCCATCCAGCTCGTCGTCTACGGCAACCAGGCAGAAGTCGCGGCGGCGCTCTCGCACGAGTCGAAGTCGTCCGACCCCAATATCCTGGGCCAGGCCAACGCCCCCGACATCGTCGTTCTGGACGCCGGCGATCTGCGCGGCGCCGAGAACGAGGACACGGTGCGCCACGAGCTGACCCATCTCGTCAACGCCCGTGCTGTGAAGGACGGCGTCGACGGCTCGCTGCCGCTTTGGCTCGACGAGGGCCTCGCCGTGTTCAGCCAGAGCGACCCAGGCGGCTTCCGCGATGCCGTCAATCAGGCGATCGCGCAGGACCAGGTGGTGTCGCTGAAGAACCTCTCGCCCGGCTACCGCGGCTCCAACCCGGACGTGTTCTACGGCGAGGCGTGGAGCCTGACGCGCTTCCTGGTCGGCACGTATGGACCGGACAAAATGGCGAAGCTGCTGGCCGCCTTCAACGCCAGCCAGTCGCCGGACCAGGCGTTCACCGCCATCTACGGTCAGAACCGCGACGGCATCTACAATGCCTGGCGCAAGAGCGTCGGCCTTCCGGCCGCCGCCGTGGCCAGCGGCACGCAGGCGCCGCCGGCGCGCAACGCCGCCGCCGCCGCGCCTGCCCCCTCGGCCGAGAGCGCGGGCGCCGCGAACGCGCAGGGCACCCAGCCGCCGGATACGGCGCCGGTACGCTCCAAGCCCGCGACATCATCGTCCGGTGATACGACCGTGACCGTCGTGCTGGCGGTCGCCGGCGTCGCCATTTTCCTCGCGCTGCTGGCGATTGCGATCACGGGCGGGCTGATGTTGAGTAAGCGCGGGGGGCGGCCTTCTTGACCGGCCGGAAGCGCATTACCGTCAGCGGCCGGGGATGATCAGGCCGCTGGGACGGACGTTCTTGCGCGGGGCTTGTTCCGGCCACGCGAGTGGCGTGGCTTCGCCGCGCGGCGGGGCGGTCAGGGTGCGGCTGGTGGTGGCCTTGACGATCTGCTCGGCGAAGACCTCGGGCTCGACCAGGCCGGGAAAGCCGGCGCGGTCCTCGATCACCGTAAAGGGCACCTGCTGCACGGCGTAGCGATCCGCGAGCCGCGGAAACTCGGCGATCTCGATCACCTCCGCCCTCACCTGCTTGCTCTCGACCGCGAAGGCGAAGGCCGCGGTCATCATCGGCCCGCAGTACTCCGACTCGGGGGAAACGAAGACGCGGACCCGCACCGGCTGATGCAGCCGCTTCAGCAGCTTTGCCGCGCGGGGCGGCAGTTGGGCCTTGTTCTGCGACATCAGCAGCAGCGTCTCGACCAGCGGCGCAAACAGGTAGCTGATCGGGATGCCGTAGAAGGTGATCGGGCGGTTGAGCACGCCGCGGATCACCGTCGCCGGCACACGCTCGATCCCGAGCCGCGTGTCGAGCGCCTTGTCCGCGCCGCGTTCGTGCACGGTCAGGCGCAGCAGCGAACTTACGCGCGCCAGGTCTTCGAGCAGCGCCTGTGCGTCGTTGCAGAACCGGCACTCCTCGCGCCCAGGCACCAGCATCGCCAGCGGCTTCTGCGTGAAGAAGTCCAGCTTGACCGGCTGCTGCAGCCTCTCGGCGAAGATCGCCTTGACCTGGTCGAGCTCCGCAAGCGGAATCACCCCTCTACCCTCATGGCCGCGAGCGGCGGCGCGCTGCCCTCAGTGCGGCACTTCGGCGCCGAGCTGGCCGCGCAGCTTCTGCCAGGCATGGTATAGCCTCTGCACGGCGGTGAGGTTCGTCATCACGGCGAGCAGCCAGACTGTCGCCGGCAGCACCCAGCCCCATCCGGGCCGCCCGGCCAGCAACAGCGCGCCGGCGAGCAGGAGGACGCGCTCGCTGCGAGTGAAGATGCCCTCGTTCAACTGCTGGCCGATCGCCTCAACGCGTGCCTTCACGTAGCTCGTCTGGATCGAGCCGGTGATCGCGGCGAAAAGCAGGAGCGGCTGCACGCGGTCGCCTTGCGCGACATAATACGCCAGCAGGCCGAACAGATTGGCCGCCTCGGCGTAGCGGTCCGCGGTCGCGTCGAAGACGGAGCCGAACAGCGAGGACTCTCCTGTAGCCCGTGCGACGGCGCCGTCGAGCAGATCCAGGGCGCCGCCCGCCAGGATCAGGCCGCCGCCCGCCGCAAAGTTGCCGGTCGCGATGGCGGCGCCGGCAAGGACATTGAGCGCGAGGCCGCCCGCGGTGATCATGTCCGGCGTCATGCCGGTGCGGGCGATCACTTTGGCCACCGGGTCGGCGTAGCGCCGCGGAATGGCGTGAGGGATGAGCGAGGGCACGCGCACCTCCTGGGTCCGCCGGCATGCCGGGCGCTAGCTCTGCGGTCCCGGGCAGACCTTGCCGGGATGGATGCCGCGCTCGTACAGCAGCCGTTCGTAGTATGAGAGCACCTTGTGAGCGATGCGGTCCCAGCTGTACTGCTGAGCGCTCAAGCGGGCGCGCTCGGCCATCTCGTGGCGGGCGCGGTCGTCGGCGAGCAGGTGCACCAGCGCCAGCGCCAGCCCCTCCGAGTCCTGGGGGCGGGTCAGGCGCCCCTCAACCTCGTCGGTGATCACGGAGGCGTAGCCCTCGATGTTGCTGGCCACCAGCGGCTTGCCCGCCGCCATCGCCTCCAGCAGCACGTA contains the following coding sequences:
- a CDS encoding thioredoxin family protein — encoded protein: MIPLAELDQVKAIFAERLQQPVKLDFFTQKPLAMLVPGREECRFCNDAQALLEDLARVSSLLRLTVHERGADKALDTRLGIERVPATVIRGVLNRPITFYGIPISYLFAPLVETLLLMSQNKAQLPPRAAKLLKRLHQPVRVRVFVSPESEYCGPMMTAAFAFAVESKQVRAEVIEIAEFPRLADRYAVQQVPFTVIEDRAGFPGLVEPEVFAEQIVKATTSRTLTAPPRGEATPLAWPEQAPRKNVRPSGLIIPGR
- a CDS encoding CDP-alcohol phosphatidyltransferase family protein, which codes for MPSLIPHAIPRRYADPVAKVIARTGMTPDMITAGGLALNVLAGAAIATGNFAAGGGLILAGGALDLLDGAVARATGESSLFGSVFDATADRYAEAANLFGLLAYYVAQGDRVQPLLLFAAITGSIQTSYVKARVEAIGQQLNEGIFTRSERVLLLAGALLLAGRPGWGWVLPATVWLLAVMTNLTAVQRLYHAWQKLRGQLGAEVPH